A section of the Novipirellula caenicola genome encodes:
- a CDS encoding peptidylprolyl isomerase, with amino-acid sequence MISFPKIAYPFLVALVVVCPATFAEDPWKPEDPFAAINGEPIFLGELNLVLVQRVGVDKFNRLDMRVKQAAAALLVRRHLALRALHQQGGEALAAIVDRQMDALENELKRRGSDLSQYAKERLSTEKAVRDDLDFNISWRQYLKSRLTEANLERFFESRKATYGGGRWEVSQIFVSVDPADSEAVQSVHNSLSELVSEIRAADDVNQAFAAAARDHSDSVSAGDGGSMGWVEKDGDLPTKVMQAVRSTKPNEVSDPVLSPLGMHVVLVHQFEEKPIKFSDLSDVAPVRRDAANALLDYLIQTQQDARVSWLIKSLEPPAMDVTSPDAASVGN; translated from the coding sequence ATGATCAGTTTTCCCAAAATTGCTTACCCGTTTCTCGTTGCACTCGTCGTGGTTTGCCCCGCGACGTTTGCCGAAGACCCATGGAAGCCGGAGGATCCATTCGCCGCGATCAATGGAGAACCGATTTTTCTTGGCGAGCTCAATTTGGTGCTCGTCCAGCGGGTCGGCGTGGATAAGTTCAATCGGTTGGACATGCGTGTCAAACAAGCGGCTGCCGCGTTATTGGTGCGTCGTCATCTCGCGCTTCGTGCACTGCATCAACAAGGTGGCGAGGCGCTAGCGGCAATCGTGGATCGCCAAATGGACGCGTTAGAGAATGAATTGAAGCGACGCGGCAGCGATCTTTCGCAGTATGCAAAGGAACGACTATCTACGGAGAAAGCAGTGCGTGATGATTTAGATTTCAATATCTCGTGGCGCCAATATCTAAAAAGCCGCTTGACCGAGGCCAACTTGGAACGCTTCTTTGAAAGTCGCAAAGCAACTTACGGTGGTGGACGTTGGGAAGTATCGCAAATTTTCGTTTCGGTCGACCCCGCGGATTCCGAGGCGGTGCAAAGCGTCCACAACAGCCTGAGTGAACTCGTTAGCGAAATTCGTGCTGCTGACGACGTCAACCAAGCGTTCGCCGCAGCCGCACGTGACCACAGCGATTCGGTTTCCGCGGGCGATGGCGGATCGATGGGGTGGGTGGAAAAGGATGGTGATTTGCCGACCAAGGTCATGCAGGCGGTGCGGTCGACGAAACCGAACGAGGTCAGTGATCCGGTGCTCAGTCCCTTGGGGATGCATGTCGTGTTGGTGCACCAATTCGAGGAAAAACCAATCAAATTCAGCGATTTAAGTGATGTCGCACCGGTGCGACGTGATGCCGCCAACGCACTGTTGGACTATCTAATCCAAACGCAGCAGGATGCACGAGTGAGTTGGTTGATCAAGTCGCTTGAACCCCCAGCGATGGACGTGACGTCGCCTGATGCTGCAAGCGTCGGTAATTAG
- a CDS encoding DUF1570 domain-containing protein: MACSPTRVVTLAFLSLMPAFVCDSATAQVSGLIEFSESGRLQRGIPLVSLASEIVVMGRDGWLHSIDPLQPETKFKSLEGQYEPLSAPELRNQLRAEFGKDFEVVATQNFLVVQPLGRGDRWAKLFEQSHRGFVSYMSKRGVNVRQGRFPMVAIVFPDRGAMYDEFKKQKIDVSRVAGIYSNNSNRVMTHDGGHLTSIIATVRHEAAHQSAFNTGVHSRLNDTPKWITEGIGQLFEPAAVTTSTTASLRRQRANEDSLQVLKKSYPGKNNPEFAQAVMNLVSGDEMFADEDHVMDAYSVAWAMMFYLAERQPREFAAILKHTAMRRPFVTYQRDERRADFEEVIGMNPYEFSRRVSWFLESL; the protein is encoded by the coding sequence ATGGCTTGCTCGCCAACACGCGTTGTAACCCTTGCGTTTCTCTCGCTGATGCCGGCGTTTGTCTGTGATTCGGCAACCGCCCAAGTCAGTGGATTGATCGAATTTTCGGAATCGGGACGGCTGCAGCGAGGCATTCCGCTTGTTTCACTCGCAAGCGAAATTGTCGTCATGGGCCGCGACGGATGGCTGCATTCGATCGACCCGCTGCAACCCGAGACAAAATTCAAATCGCTCGAAGGGCAATACGAACCGCTTTCCGCACCCGAGCTACGCAATCAACTCCGCGCCGAATTTGGCAAGGATTTTGAAGTCGTTGCGACCCAGAATTTCTTAGTGGTCCAGCCACTCGGGCGAGGCGACCGCTGGGCAAAATTATTCGAGCAATCGCACCGCGGTTTTGTTTCCTACATGAGCAAACGGGGGGTCAATGTTCGCCAAGGCCGATTCCCGATGGTCGCCATCGTGTTTCCTGATCGCGGCGCAATGTACGACGAATTCAAAAAACAGAAGATTGATGTCTCTCGAGTTGCCGGCATCTATTCCAACAACAGCAACCGCGTGATGACGCATGACGGTGGGCATCTGACCTCGATCATCGCTACGGTGCGTCACGAAGCGGCCCATCAATCGGCGTTCAACACCGGGGTGCACAGTCGTTTGAACGACACTCCGAAATGGATCACCGAAGGGATTGGACAACTGTTCGAACCAGCGGCGGTAACCACATCAACAACCGCGTCGCTGCGTCGCCAGCGAGCCAACGAAGACAGTTTGCAAGTCTTGAAAAAATCGTATCCGGGCAAGAACAACCCCGAATTCGCTCAAGCCGTCATGAATCTCGTCAGCGGCGACGAAATGTTCGCCGACGAAGACCACGTCATGGATGCCTACTCAGTCGCGTGGGCGATGATGTTCTATCTAGCCGAACGACAACCACGCGAATTCGCCGCCATCTTGAAGCACACCGCGATGCGGCGTCCCTTTGTCACCTATCAACGCGACGAACGGCGAGCCGATTTCGAAGAGGTAATTGGCATGAATCCCTACGAATTCAGCAGACGCGTCAGTTGGTTCTTGGAATCGCTGTAG
- a CDS encoding NTP/NDP exchange transporter: protein MNRPSNTSHEKADSIGRWWTRVEAHEIKCVVWAFTWFFFILLSYFTIRPIRETMGIEGGTGKLPHLFLITFLAMLVAVPVYSAVVARLPRRWLVRVVYHFFAGCLLLFWSLLQVESEIVRIWTARVIFIYINVFALFATSVFWSVLADLFRSDQAKRLFGLIAAGGTLGAITGSFLTSMLATRLSTDSLLLIPAVLLELGLACAWRLELSSYRLVDTDEVGTSQTTRTTAMNPTGGGLWTGITEVLSSGYLASICLFLFLIQAFATQLYLQQADIVNHAIESREARTAFFAKIDLGTQLLTLLLQTTVAGAILRRLGISVALSVLPLIYMCGFAALASMPTLGVLMVVMVCTRAGAYGITVPSREVLFTVVSREQKYKSKSFIDTVVLRGGDALSSQLFGSLQKLGASLVAMNWYAVPLTAVWLMIAWRLGRSQERRAKR, encoded by the coding sequence GTGAATCGTCCCTCGAACACCTCGCACGAGAAAGCTGATTCGATCGGACGATGGTGGACACGCGTGGAAGCACATGAAATCAAATGTGTCGTGTGGGCGTTTACGTGGTTCTTTTTTATTCTGCTTAGCTATTTCACGATTCGTCCCATACGCGAGACGATGGGAATCGAAGGGGGAACCGGAAAACTGCCCCATCTGTTTCTGATCACGTTTCTGGCCATGCTGGTTGCCGTTCCGGTCTACTCCGCCGTGGTCGCCCGCTTGCCTCGACGCTGGTTAGTGCGCGTGGTGTATCACTTCTTTGCGGGCTGTCTGTTGCTGTTTTGGAGCCTGTTGCAAGTCGAATCCGAAATCGTTCGCATTTGGACAGCACGTGTCATCTTTATCTATATCAACGTCTTCGCATTATTTGCGACAAGCGTATTTTGGAGTGTGTTGGCCGATCTGTTTCGCAGCGACCAAGCGAAGCGGTTGTTTGGACTTATTGCCGCCGGAGGCACGTTGGGGGCGATCACGGGATCGTTTTTAACTTCGATGTTGGCAACCCGGCTTTCGACCGATTCGCTGTTGCTGATCCCCGCGGTGCTGCTCGAGCTGGGATTGGCGTGTGCGTGGCGTCTCGAGCTGAGCTCGTATCGATTGGTGGACACCGACGAAGTGGGGACGTCACAGACGACTCGAACGACAGCCATGAATCCAACCGGTGGCGGACTGTGGACCGGAATCACCGAGGTGTTGAGTTCCGGCTACTTGGCGTCGATCTGCTTGTTTCTGTTTTTGATCCAAGCGTTTGCAACGCAGTTGTATCTGCAGCAGGCCGATATCGTGAATCACGCGATCGAATCACGCGAGGCGCGAACCGCCTTCTTTGCCAAAATCGACTTGGGGACTCAGCTATTGACGTTGTTGTTGCAAACTACCGTGGCCGGAGCGATTCTCAGGCGTCTCGGTATCAGCGTGGCGCTGTCGGTGCTGCCACTGATCTACATGTGCGGTTTTGCTGCTTTGGCAAGCATGCCAACGCTTGGGGTGCTGATGGTGGTCATGGTTTGCACACGCGCCGGAGCCTATGGCATCACCGTACCGTCTCGAGAGGTTTTGTTTACCGTGGTGAGCCGCGAACAGAAGTACAAATCAAAAAGTTTTATTGATACGGTCGTGCTGCGTGGCGGTGACGCATTGTCGAGTCAATTGTTTGGATCGCTGCAAAAGCTCGGAGCCAGTCTAGTGGCGATGAATTGGTATGCTGTGCCGTTGACCGCGGTGTGGTTGATGATTGCATGGCGGCTCGGCCGCAGCCAAGAACGACGGGCAAAACGTTAG
- the mgtE gene encoding magnesium transporter encodes MVNTLFLPELREMLAEQNRAELEEFCTTLNPGRTAEFMEGLSNEEAWEVLQFAEPSRRSEIFGYFSEERQLEMLRDHDPSQVAALVEEIPADDRVDLIQELSDERVQEILPLLPVQDRRNIQRLRSYQGETAGGLMTTEVAKLGEKLNVREALDELGRQASQLETIYYLYVVDDDDLLRGIVSTRQLVSSLAHPEITLGDMMETDVVVANVTEDQESVAHKVERFNLLAIPVVDANRRLLGIITHDDVIDVVREELTEDAQRIAAVAPLEDDFLRIGLLTLSWKRGIWLTILFFAALLTAFALRHYEEELQQFVWLVWFIPLIISAGGNSGSQSATLVITAMTSGQVKFRDWHRVLIRESVVSLLLGSFLALIGFAVAIFVAPSFHDALVIPITLLAVIVCGCLCGATLPIVFKRAGLDPALMSNPFVAGIVDIMGIVIYINVGRILLG; translated from the coding sequence ATGGTCAACACGCTCTTCCTTCCTGAATTACGAGAAATGTTGGCCGAGCAAAATCGGGCGGAACTCGAAGAGTTCTGCACGACGCTGAACCCGGGGCGAACGGCAGAGTTCATGGAGGGGCTTTCCAACGAAGAGGCGTGGGAAGTTCTGCAATTTGCCGAGCCCTCTCGTCGCTCAGAGATCTTTGGCTACTTCAGCGAAGAACGCCAATTGGAGATGCTTCGCGATCATGATCCGTCGCAAGTCGCCGCGCTGGTCGAAGAAATCCCGGCGGACGATCGCGTTGACTTGATCCAAGAATTGTCGGACGAACGCGTCCAAGAAATTCTGCCGCTGCTGCCGGTCCAAGATCGCCGCAATATCCAGCGTCTTCGCTCGTACCAAGGCGAGACGGCGGGCGGTTTGATGACGACCGAGGTGGCCAAGCTTGGCGAAAAATTGAATGTCCGCGAGGCGCTCGATGAGCTAGGACGTCAGGCCAGCCAACTCGAAACGATTTACTACTTGTATGTGGTCGATGACGATGATCTGCTTCGCGGGATCGTCTCGACACGGCAATTGGTTTCGTCGTTGGCCCATCCTGAAATCACGCTTGGTGACATGATGGAAACCGACGTCGTTGTCGCCAACGTGACCGAGGATCAAGAGTCGGTCGCTCACAAGGTCGAGCGGTTCAATTTACTGGCCATTCCCGTGGTCGATGCCAATCGCCGATTGCTCGGAATCATCACGCATGATGATGTGATCGATGTGGTTCGTGAGGAATTGACCGAGGACGCCCAGCGAATTGCCGCCGTCGCCCCATTAGAGGACGACTTTCTTCGCATCGGCTTGCTGACGTTGTCGTGGAAGCGAGGAATCTGGTTGACGATTCTGTTTTTCGCGGCGTTGTTGACCGCGTTTGCGCTGCGTCACTACGAGGAAGAGTTGCAGCAATTCGTTTGGTTGGTTTGGTTCATCCCGCTGATCATCAGTGCAGGTGGTAATTCGGGCAGCCAATCTGCGACCTTGGTCATCACCGCGATGACAAGCGGCCAAGTCAAATTCCGTGATTGGCACCGCGTCTTGATTCGCGAAAGCGTCGTGTCGCTGTTGCTGGGAAGTTTCTTGGCACTGATCGGTTTTGCGGTCGCAATCTTTGTGGCTCCTTCGTTTCACGATGCACTGGTCATTCCGATCACCTTGTTGGCGGTCATCGTTTGTGGCTGTTTGTGTGGCGCGACGCTGCCGATTGTTTTCAAACGAGCCGGGTTGGACCCGGCGTTGATGAGCAATCCGTTTGTCGCGGGAATCGTCGACATCATGGGGATCGTGATCTACATCAATGTCGGCCGCATTCTGCTTGGCTAG
- the efp gene encoding elongation factor P, translating to MATYNTSDFRKGLKVQIDGEPYIMTEMMFVKPGKGNALYKCKLKNLIRGTSLDRTYKGGDSLESADVETTEVQFLYRSGEDYVFMHNESFEQFEVTSDVAGDIWKYLKDGMTCTMTLYNGNAIIVEPPNHVELSVIECVPGAKGDTATNVTKPAKVETGAEFNVPGFIKEGNVIKIDTRSGEYIERVSN from the coding sequence ATGGCTACTTATAACACAAGTGACTTCCGCAAAGGACTTAAGGTCCAAATTGATGGTGAACCTTACATCATGACGGAAATGATGTTTGTCAAACCAGGCAAAGGCAATGCACTTTACAAATGCAAACTGAAAAATCTGATCCGCGGAACCTCGCTTGATCGCACCTACAAGGGGGGCGATTCGCTCGAGTCGGCCGACGTGGAAACGACCGAGGTACAGTTCCTGTATCGTAGCGGCGAAGACTACGTTTTCATGCATAACGAGTCGTTCGAGCAGTTCGAAGTGACCAGCGATGTTGCCGGTGACATTTGGAAGTACTTGAAAGACGGCATGACTTGCACAATGACGCTGTACAACGGCAACGCCATCATCGTCGAACCGCCGAATCACGTTGAATTGTCGGTGATCGAGTGTGTCCCGGGGGCTAAAGGCGACACCGCTACCAACGTGACCAAGCCCGCCAAGGTGGAAACCGGGGCCGAGTTCAACGTGCCTGGGTTTATCAAAGAAGGCAACGTGATCAAGATCGATACACGCTCGGGCGAATATATCGAACGAGTCAGCAACTAA
- a CDS encoding ABC transporter permease subunit, with translation MYVFENPVLQRELLGNLRTNRAFLLLGLYQLLLAAVVLMAWPSEQRLDLTISPPSATKLVNLFFLGQYVIASLMAPSFAAGTITGEKERHTYEMLLASPLRPGAIVFGKMVASLTHLGMLILASLPIIVLCLPLGGVSVYEVLAAYLGLIVSVILFGAIGVFCSSYFSRTSSSLVVSYLFILPLVIGAILFWASLEGQGELRLKLALLVIPAFALSAVILMCAAAAGRMLYPPDVGSEGKEVIDLEREAEEAVGLVIQPDQFPDRLFAPPKKSELMADGANPVYDKEIHSEIFAQGTLMLRLVIQISMLLAIPMMGVFLFYMDEKIAWFSVYVIVFNMLVGPVFLAGSMTSERERQTLDLLLTTTLTPSQILWGKFIVGFRISAVLTCFLLWPLLLGGVLNYSYWTNWASVLGMFAIVLMVCLVNATIAQLCSLFQRKTSIALMSTYIVLLSLYVGPPAIVSLMTILEFPVELVARAQWLGVTSPFSAAFSLPLDGNLIDNDEEVANAGNLLVVIGYFVFSTLLLAASAIAMIARLRSRQGLSE, from the coding sequence ATGTACGTTTTTGAAAATCCGGTTCTGCAACGTGAATTGCTGGGAAACCTGCGTACCAATCGTGCATTCTTGCTGCTCGGACTCTACCAGCTGCTACTCGCGGCGGTTGTGTTGATGGCATGGCCGAGTGAACAACGGTTGGATCTGACAATTAGCCCGCCATCGGCCACGAAGCTGGTCAATCTGTTTTTTCTCGGTCAATACGTGATCGCATCACTGATGGCGCCAAGCTTTGCAGCCGGAACCATCACGGGCGAAAAAGAACGCCATACCTACGAGATGCTGTTGGCCAGCCCACTGCGTCCCGGCGCGATCGTGTTTGGCAAGATGGTGGCGAGTTTGACGCACCTAGGCATGCTGATCCTAGCCTCGCTGCCGATCATCGTGCTCTGCCTTCCGCTGGGCGGCGTCAGTGTTTACGAAGTCTTGGCGGCCTATTTGGGGCTGATCGTTTCGGTGATTCTGTTCGGCGCGATCGGGGTCTTTTGCAGCAGCTATTTCTCGCGTACCAGCAGCTCGTTGGTCGTCAGCTACCTGTTCATTTTGCCGTTGGTGATCGGAGCGATTCTGTTTTGGGCGTCGCTCGAAGGACAAGGCGAATTGCGGTTAAAACTTGCGCTGCTGGTGATCCCCGCGTTCGCGTTGTCCGCGGTGATTTTGATGTGCGCGGCTGCCGCTGGACGAATGCTTTACCCACCGGACGTGGGTAGCGAAGGCAAGGAAGTGATCGATTTAGAGCGTGAGGCCGAAGAAGCAGTGGGGCTAGTGATCCAGCCCGACCAGTTTCCCGATCGACTGTTCGCGCCCCCCAAGAAATCCGAGCTGATGGCCGATGGAGCGAATCCGGTCTACGACAAAGAAATCCATAGCGAAATCTTTGCCCAAGGAACCTTGATGCTGCGGCTGGTGATCCAAATCAGCATGCTGTTGGCGATCCCGATGATGGGGGTGTTCCTGTTCTACATGGACGAAAAGATTGCATGGTTTTCGGTGTATGTGATCGTTTTCAACATGCTGGTCGGCCCCGTCTTTTTAGCAGGCTCGATGACCAGTGAACGAGAACGGCAAACACTCGATTTGCTGTTAACGACCACCTTGACTCCCAGTCAAATCTTGTGGGGCAAATTTATCGTTGGCTTCCGCATCTCCGCTGTCCTAACCTGTTTTCTGCTTTGGCCACTGCTGCTTGGCGGCGTGCTGAATTACAGTTATTGGACCAATTGGGCGAGCGTGTTAGGCATGTTTGCGATTGTCTTGATGGTTTGCCTGGTCAACGCCACCATCGCGCAATTGTGTTCGCTGTTCCAGCGAAAAACGTCGATCGCACTGATGTCGACTTACATTGTGCTGCTATCGCTGTATGTCGGTCCGCCCGCAATTGTCTCGCTGATGACGATCCTGGAATTCCCCGTCGAATTGGTCGCACGGGCCCAGTGGCTTGGCGTGACCAGTCCCTTCTCGGCAGCCTTTTCGCTGCCGCTTGACGGCAACCTGATCGACAATGATGAGGAGGTCGCCAACGCCGGAAACCTATTGGTCGTGATTGGGTACTTTGTCTTTAGCACGCTCTTGCTTGCAGCGTCCGCCATCGCGATGATCGCCCGGCTTCGCTCTCGCCAAGGCTTGTCCGAATAG
- a CDS encoding GreA/GreB family elongation factor produces the protein MTRSDALRLKTLLNSEFVIAIGGERTHLSEFKDRLERAMVLESQDIMSDVITMNSTVRMLDLDLNESETYTLVYPEEACISEGKLSILSPLGTMIFGCRVGEDVTCRVPGRVNRKRIEKITFQPERVGAFNL, from the coding sequence GTGACTCGTTCCGATGCACTGAGGTTGAAAACGCTGCTCAATAGCGAATTTGTGATCGCAATTGGGGGCGAACGCACGCATCTGAGCGAATTTAAGGACCGGCTAGAACGAGCCATGGTGCTGGAATCGCAAGACATCATGTCGGACGTGATCACGATGAATTCGACCGTGCGGATGCTGGACTTGGATCTGAACGAGTCCGAAACTTACACGCTTGTTTATCCCGAAGAAGCCTGTATCTCTGAAGGGAAACTCTCGATTCTTTCTCCCTTGGGGACAATGATTTTCGGATGTCGTGTAGGCGAAGATGTGACATGTCGTGTGCCGGGACGCGTCAATCGAAAACGGATCGAAAAGATCACGTTTCAGCCGGAACGCGTCGGTGCCTTTAATTTGTAA
- the epmB gene encoding EF-P beta-lysylation protein EpmB, with protein sequence MIQDTSPGKSDKFNPVPAEPQHGSAPQSQEQPDQILTRSRVLVPPRPEQLFAASVSPPDHAAVDWQTAIRNAIRSGKQLLERLELPADTFAEHLETFPTFVPLEFLSRMAVGDPADPLLRQVLPRGDELVADPHFVSDPVGDLDSLAAGGVIHKYDGRVLLIASGVCAVHCRYCFRREFPYQQAGSRRENWAPAIQYIQAHSDVEEVILSGGDPLTLTDAKLFDLIDRIDAIPHVRRIRIHTRLPIVIPQRVTAALCSKLKKTRSAVWFVVHCNHANELDSSVIARMEMLVDAGIPVLNQAVLLRGVNDDEQSLVDLCMKLVNHRVQPYYLHQLDRVRGTKHFEVPVEQGLELINRIRSRLPGYAVPTYVREQAGEPSKTPL encoded by the coding sequence ATGATCCAGGACACTTCCCCCGGCAAATCGGACAAGTTCAATCCCGTGCCGGCTGAACCGCAGCACGGCTCAGCCCCCCAGTCTCAGGAGCAACCGGACCAGATTCTAACGCGATCTCGGGTTCTTGTCCCGCCCCGTCCTGAGCAGCTTTTCGCCGCCTCGGTCTCGCCCCCCGATCACGCGGCAGTCGATTGGCAAACCGCGATTCGCAACGCGATTCGCAGCGGAAAACAGCTGCTTGAGCGACTTGAGCTGCCCGCCGACACCTTTGCTGAGCATCTCGAGACGTTTCCGACCTTCGTCCCGCTGGAATTTTTGAGCCGAATGGCCGTCGGCGACCCCGCCGACCCGCTGCTTCGGCAGGTGCTGCCACGCGGCGACGAATTGGTTGCGGATCCCCATTTCGTCTCTGATCCGGTCGGAGACCTCGACTCACTAGCCGCCGGAGGGGTGATTCACAAGTATGACGGCCGTGTCCTGCTGATCGCTTCGGGCGTCTGTGCGGTTCACTGCCGTTACTGTTTTCGCCGCGAATTTCCCTACCAACAAGCGGGCTCGCGGCGCGAAAATTGGGCTCCGGCGATTCAATACATCCAAGCTCACTCGGATGTCGAAGAGGTCATCCTCAGCGGTGGCGACCCGTTGACGTTAACCGACGCAAAACTGTTTGATCTGATCGACCGCATCGATGCGATCCCGCATGTTCGTCGCATTCGGATTCACACGCGATTGCCGATCGTGATCCCACAACGCGTCACCGCCGCGCTATGCAGCAAACTGAAGAAAACTCGCTCGGCGGTTTGGTTCGTCGTGCACTGTAACCATGCCAATGAGTTAGACTCGTCGGTGATCGCTCGGATGGAAATGCTTGTCGACGCGGGAATCCCGGTGTTGAATCAAGCGGTCCTGCTGCGTGGCGTGAACGATGACGAACAATCGCTGGTGGATCTGTGTATGAAATTGGTCAATCACCGTGTCCAGCCCTATTACTTGCACCAACTCGATCGCGTACGGGGAACCAAGCACTTTGAAGTACCGGTTGAGCAGGGATTGGAACTCATCAACCGTATCCGCAGCCGTTTGCCGGGCTACGCAGTTCCAACCTATGTCCGCGAACAAGCAGGCGAACCGTCCAAGACGCCACTGTAA